Proteins from a single region of Enoplosus armatus isolate fEnoArm2 chromosome 6, fEnoArm2.hap1, whole genome shotgun sequence:
- the LOC139286114 gene encoding SIN3-HDAC complex-associated factor-like, giving the protein MFGFHKPKMYRSLDGCCICRAKSSSSRFTDSKRYEKDFRSCFGLSETRSGEICNACVLLVKRWKKLPVGTKKNWNHVVDARGGPSLKITSRPKKIKSITKKARPSQISRLQKELKRHNSDAHSTTSSASPAQSPSYSNLSDDGSDSELSPGSSRSPVFSFLDLTYWKRQKVCCGIIYKGRFGEVLIDPHLFKPCCRNKQRQQQQQEEEEEEEEEEDEEEEVEVEEGQVGVDVSGQKSLMEEEVKEMPTCAEPAQLCVTVTTPPTRSGVVVEEGW; this is encoded by the exons ATGTTTGGCTTTCATAAGCCAAAAATGTACAGGAGTTTGGACGGCTGCTGCATCTGCCGCGCAAAGTCGTCAAGCTCTCGCTTCACGGACAGCAAGCGGTATGAGAAAGACTTCAGGAGCTGTTTTGG ACTGAGTGAAACGCGATCTGGGGAAATCTGTAATGCCTGTGTGCTCCTGGTGAAACGATGGAAAAAGCTTCCTGTGGGAACCAAGAAGAACTGGAACCAT GTTGTTGATGCCAGAGGAGGTCCCAGCCTAAAGATAACTTCCAGGCCCAAGAAGATAAAGTCCATCACCAAGAAAGCGCGGCCGAGCCAGATCAGCAGGCTGCAGAAAGAGCTTAAAAGACACA ATTCAGACGCCCACAGCACCACCTCCAGTGCCTCTCCGGCTCAGTCTCCCAGCTACAGCAACCTTTCAGACGACGGCTCAGACTCTGAGCTCAGCCCAGGATCCAGCCGCTCCcctgttttctcatttctgGACCTAACTTACTGGAAGAG GCAAAAGGTGTGCTGTGGAATAATCTACAAGGGTCGCTTCGGGGAGGTGCTCATCGACCCCCATCTGTTCAAACCATGCTGCCGCAACAAacaacggcagcagcagcaacaagaggaggaggaagaagaggaggaggaggaggatgaggaggaagaggtggaggtagAGGAGGGCCAGGTGGGCGTGGATGTCAGCGGGCAGAAATCCCTGAtggaagaggaagtgaaggagaTGCCGACGTGTGCAGAGCCTGCTCAGCTATGCGTTACCGTGACAACACCTCCAACCAGGAgcggggtggtggtggaggaaggGTGGTGA